The following are encoded together in the Cicer arietinum cultivar CDC Frontier isolate Library 1 chromosome 2, Cicar.CDCFrontier_v2.0, whole genome shotgun sequence genome:
- the LOC101504229 gene encoding putative disease resistance RPP13-like protein 1 — MDAAALGGAFLSAFIEVVLDRLASPQFANFITGNKLDVNLIQRLKNTLYAVEAVLNDAEQKQIKDSAVNNWLHDLKDALYIADDLLDHISTKSATTLKNKEVNTTATNYLSSFFNFEERDMVRKLEVIVARLESILKLKDILNLQHIATHHHSSWRTPSTSLDHGSNIFGRNQDIEAILKLLLHDGDDGDSDKISVIPIVGMGGVGKTTLAQSLYNHDTIKKKFDVQAWVCVSDDFDVLKVTKAIAEEVRSACNTNNLNILQQDLKDKLTGKMFLIVLDDVWNEDYDSWNSLIKPLRCGAKGSKILVTTRIQKVVSMVQTFQGYYSLEQLSNDDCWSVFANHACLSPEESTQNMDLEKIGKEIVRKCKGLPLAAQSLGGLLRRKRDIRDWNNILNSNIWEIDEKESKIIPALRISYHYLPPYLKRCFVYCSLYPKDYEFHADDLILLWMAEDLLQPPKNGKTLEEVGYEYFNDLASRSFFQRFVSGNSSRRFVMHDLVHDLATLVGAEFYFRTQELGKETKIGNKTRHLSFSNLSNRVTDNFEIFDQVKHLRTFLTIDFRRTPFNNENASCIILSNLKCVRVLSFQGFRDLNALPDSIGELIYLRYLDLSSTNIKTLPESLCNLHNLQTFKLYNCYQLTKLPNGMQKLVNLRYLDIRFTLKLEDMPREMSKLNHLQHLSCFVVGKHKEKGIKELGTLSNLHRSLSISKLENVSNNFEASQAKIMDKKYLEKLSFEWSDNAKDQFKNSQSEMDILDKLQPAKNLKKLSICGYRGTRFPEWVGDPSYRNLTKLSLSDCDNCCILPPLGQLQNLKDLRISRMSMLETIGYEYGIIFPSLERGDSFSGIIFPSLERLEFDNMPCWEVWHHPHYSNAYFPVLKSLVISGCPLLRGDLPSHFPALKTIQIEQCNQLASSLPYAPAIRKIEICESNKVALRELPLSLEEIKIDGREATESFFEIIAITLPISLKIIKINNCSCALSFPGDCLPASLLKLSIINCKNIDFLKQKQQHESLQWLYIDSSCDSLTIFPLETFPNLGSLHIHKCENLEFLSASKTLQNLNELFITKCPKLVSFARDGLAAPNLRSLVVCRCVNLKSLPCHANTLLPNLEMVRIWDCPEMETFCEGGMPPSLRRLDIYKCEKLMRSPSLSLMGMLMLTDLTIDNVCDGVESFPNKDFALLPPSLTSLTLRNMPSLHTLDCTELLHLTSLQQLEILNCYRLENMAGERLPTTLTQLEIIECPLLEERCRMKHPQIWPKISHIQSILVDHKWI, encoded by the exons ATGGATGCGGCGGCGTTGGGTGGGGCTTTTCTCTCTGCTTTCATTGAAGTTGTTCTCGACAGGCTTGCTTCTCCTCAGTTTGCTAATTTCATCACTGGAAATAAGCTTGATGTCAATTTGATCCAAAGGTTGAAAAACACTCTTTATGCTGTTGAAGCTGTTTTGAATGATGCTGAGCAGAAACAGATCAAAGACTCTGCTGTTAACAACTGGCTTCATGATCTCAAAGATGCTCTCTATATTGCTGATGACCTTCTCGATCACATTTCCACCAAATCTGCTACTACTCTGAAGAATAAAGAGGTGAATACTACTGCTACTAATTACTTGTCTAGCTTTTTCAACTTTGAAGAAAGGGATATGGTTCGTAAGTTGGAAGTTATAGTTGCTAGGCTTGAATCCATTCTTAAACTCAAAGATATTCTTAATCTTCAACATATTGCAACTCACCACCACTCTTCTTGGAGAACTCCATCAACCTCTCTAGATCATGGATCTAACATATTTGGTAGAAATCAAGACATAGAAGCCATACTCAAATTACTGTTACATGATGGTGATGATGGTGATAGTGATAAGATTTCTGTGATCCCCATAGTTGGCATGGGTGGTGTGGGCAAAACCACTTTAGCCCAATCTTTGTACAACCATGACactataaaaaagaaattcgATGTTCAAGCATGGGTCTGTGTTTctgatgattttgatgttttGAAGGTTACAAAGGCCATTGCAGAGGAAGTTAGAAGTGCTTGTAACacaaataatttgaatattCTTCAGCAAGATTTGAAGGATAAGTTGACCGGAAAAATGTTCTTAATTGTTCTGGATGATGTCTGGAACGAAGATTATGACAGTTGGAATTCTCTTATAAAGCCTCTTCGATGCGGAGCTAAAGGAAGTAAAATTCTCGTAACAACTCGTATTCAAAAGGTTGTTTCTATGGTCCAAACTTTTCAAGGTTACTACTCTCTCGAGCAATTGTCTAATGATGATTGTTGGTCAGTGTTTGCTAACCATGCATGCCTTTCTCCAGAAGAATCCACTCAGAATATGGATCTTGAAAAAATTGGCAAAGAGATTGTTAGAAAATGTAAGGGATTGCCTTTAGCAGCACAATCACTTGGGGGTTTGTTGCGACGAAAACGTGACATCAGGGATTGGAATAATATACTCAATAGTAATATTTGGGAAATTGATGAAAAGGAGAGTAAAATCATTCCAGCACTAAGAATTAGTTATCATTATCTCCCTCCCTATTTGAAACGCTGCTTTGTTTATTGCTCGTTGTATCCTAAAGATTATGAATTTCATGCGGACGATTTGATCTTGTTGTGGATGGCAGAAGATCTTTTACAGCCTCCAAAAAATGGAAAGACTTTGGAAGAAGTTGGTTATGAGTATTTTAATGACTTAGCTTCAAGATCTTTTTTTCAACGTTTTGTAAGTGGAAACAGCTCCCGGCGTTTTGTGATGCATGATCTGGTGCATGATTTGGCAACATTGGTCGGGGCAGAATTCTACTTTAGAACACAAGAACTTGGGAAAGAAACGAAGATTGGTAACAAGACTCGTCATTTATCATTTAGCAATTTAAGTAATCGAGTGACGGAtaactttgagatttttgaCCAAGTAAAACATCTTAGGACCTTTTTGACAATCGATTTTAGACGTACTCCATTCAACAATGAAAATGCATCGTGCATCATTTTGTCAAATTTGAAGTGCGTGAGAGTTTTGTCATTTCAAGGTTTTCGAGATCTTAATGCATTGCCTGATTCCATAGGTGAACTGATTTATTTGCGTTATTTGGATCTCTCTTCCACAAATATAAAGACACTACCAGAGTCATTGTGTAATCTGCATAATCTACAAACCTTCAAGTTGTACAATTGTTATCAACTAACCAAACTTCCCAATGGCATGCAAAAGCTTGTGAATTTGCGCTACCTTGACATCCGCTTTACTCTAAAGTTAGAAGATATGCCTAGAGAAATGAGCAAATTAAACCATTTGCAACATTTGAGTTGCTTTGTTGTGGGCAAGCATAAAGAGAAAGGGATCAAGGAACTGGGAACACTGTCAAATCTTCACAGATCACTTTCCATTAGTAAATTAGAGAATGTTAGCAACAATTTTGAAGCATCACAAGCGAAAATAATGGATAAGAAGTACCTTGAAAAATTATCTTTTGAATGGTCTGATAATGCAAAAGACCAATTTAAAAATTCACAAAGTGAGATGGATATACTTGACAAGTTACAACCTGCCAAGAACCTAAAAAAGTTGTCTATATGTGGATATAGAGGCACGAGATTTCCAGAATGGGTTGGAGATCCTTCCTACCGAAATTTGACTAAGTTGTCTTTGTCTGATTGTGATAATTGTTGTATTCTTCCACCACTTGGACAATTACAGAATCTCAAAGATTTGAGAATCAGTAGAATGAGTATGTTGGAGACTATTGGATATGAATACG GGATTATCTTTCCCTCCCTTGAACGTGGTGATTCCTTTTCAGGGATTATCTTTCCCTCCCTTGAACGTCTTGAGTTTGATAACATGCCATGTTGGGAAGTGTGGCATCATCCCCATTACTCAAATGCTTATTTTCCTGTACTCAAGTCTCTTGTGATTAGTGGTTGTCCCTTATTGAGGGGAGATTTGCCATCTCATTTTCCTGCTTTGAAAACAATTCAGATTGAACAATGCAACCAACTTGCTTCGTCTCTTCCATATGCTCCTGCCATCCGGAAAATAGAGATATGTGAAAGCAATAAAGTAGCATTGAGAGAGCTACCCCTTTCATTGGAAGAGATCAAAATTGATGGAAGAGAGGCAACGGAGTCCTTCTTTGAAATCATTGCCATCACGCTACCGATTTCCCTGAAAATTATAAAGATCAACAATTGTTCGTGTGCGTTATCGTTTCCTGGAGATTGTTTACCCGCATCGTTACTGAAGTTGTCCAtcataaattgtaaaaatatagattttctAAAGCAAAAGCAGCAGCACGAGTCACTTCAATGGTTGTATATAGATAGTAGTTGTGATTCTCTGACAATCTTCCCACTGGAGACCTTTCCCAACCTTGGTAGTCTCCACATCCACAAGTGTGAAAATCTAGAATTTCTGTCGGCTTCAAAGACTCTTCAAAATCTTAATGAATTATTCATTACCAAGTGCCCCAAATTAGTTTCATTTGCAAGAGATGGATTGGCTGCGCCCAACTTGAGATCATTGGTTGTCTGCAGGTGTGTTAATTTGAAGTCATTGCCTTGTCACGCAAATACTCTTCTCCCGAATTTAGAAATGGTGCGTATATGGGATTGCCCAGAAATGGAGACGTTTTGTGAAGGTGGTATGCCGCCTAGCTTGAGAAGACTTGATATATATAAATGCGAGAAGTTAATGAGGAGCCCATCTCTAAGTTTGATGGGCATGCTCATGCTCACCGATCTTACAATTGATAATGTATGCGATGGTGTGGAGTCCTTCCCCAATAAGGATTTTGCGTTGCTGCCTCCCTCCCTTACCTCTCTAACGCTACGCAATATGCCAAGTTTGCACACGTTGGACTGCACGGAGCTTCTCCACCTCACTTCCCTCCAAcaattagaaa